Genomic segment of Gilliamella apis:
AATTTTTATATTATCTCGACGACATTCCACCAATAATGGATGACCACCACAATACTCTATAGCCGATGCTTCATCAGTAATTGCAATGTTATTTTTTAATGCTTCACTTAAACACATTTTAAGTTCACCAGCATTAAATAATTGCGGCGTAGCAGCTCCCCATAAATAAGTTCGATCGATAGAGTGATCAATAACAGTTTGATTATCTCTATAAGCTTGTTTAATCGTATCACTTAGTGGTGTTGCTAATATTCCACCCTTATTTTCTTGTAATACTCGATTTATTAATTTTGTAATATCTTCATGAGTCACACATGGCCTTGCGGCATCATGAACTAAGGCCCATTGGTGATCATTAACTAAATTCAAACCAGCTAATACAGAATCAGCTCGAGTTTCACCGCCATAAGCCACTTTAACATTGTCTTGCAAAGCGAGTTCAAGTGTATTAAAAAACTTATCTTCAGGACTGATGACCACCACTACACAGGAAATATTGGGATGAGTTAACAATTTTTGTATAGTATGTTCCAATATTGTCATTGGACCAATTTTTAGATATTGTTTAGGTAATTGGCTTTTCATGCGACAACCCACTCCTGCCGCAGGAACGATTGCGATAATATCACTATTATTTGTCACGTAATACCTTATTATTTTGCTTTAGAATCAATAATTATTCGATAAAAATACTCATTGGCTTTAACCATACCTAAATGGTTGCGCGCTCTTTCTTCAATCGCTTCATAGCCTTTCTGCAAATCGTCAACTTCCGCAAACATCTGTTCGTTACGTGCTTTCAACATATCATTCTCTCGATGCAGATTCTGTAATATTTGCACATTTTCTTGATAATCATAAATGTTATTCTTCCCATACCACAATGAGTACTGTAAATAACCCAGCACTAGTAGTAATAAAAATGGAATTTTCCACCTAATCATGAGTTTAATTTATCTCTTAACTTAAATACATTTAACAGGTTTTGGTAAGCCTGCTAGTTTAGTTGCTTGTTTAGCTGGACCATCAGGAAATAACTTATATAAATAGCGACTATTGCCCTTTTCTGGACCAAATTTTTTTTCCATTGCTTTAACCAATGCTCGAATTGCCGGTGAAGTTTTATATTCTAAGTAAAAATCACGAACAAATAAAATCACTTCCCAGTGAGCATCAGTTAACTCTATAGATTCTAAAGTAGCTAATTCAGGTACTAAATCAACAGTCCAATCCTGCCAATTTTTTAAATACCCTTTATCATCAGTGTCTATTTGATTTAACATTTTTCAAAACATAACTTAATATTTGCTGCGTATTATACTCGATTAATAAGATTGCAACACTAGTTTTGGCGAGTAAACAATCTAGTTTTGCTGAATTTCGCCCGAATTTGGCGAAAATTAAAGCAGTCGATAAAAAATATTAAATTTACTATTTACAAACAAGTCCGTCTCCTTTAATATTCACAGCCATTGCGGAAGTGTGGCTGAGCGGTTGAAAGCACCGGTCTTGAAAACCGGCGAGGGGCGACCCTCCCAGAGTTCGAATCTCTGCGCTTCCGCCATCTTCTTTCTTTTATTATCAAATAGTTACATCTAATCCATCAATTTCCACAAACCTATCAAACAATCAAGCTTGTAATAAGTTGTAATATACAGTTGTAATATATTTGTCACTTTCCCTATCCTGACCTATTAAAAATCCCTCTTTAATAACCATTAATTTATTACCTCAAATATAATTAAATAAAATAGCACAAAAAGTTAAAAATATCTCTTTACACTGTATGACAGATGTAATACTATAATCACATAGAAACAAACAACACTAACTTAGAGAGCCGAAGCGAAAATTCGAGAGAGGCGAAGGAGAAAAAAATGACTAACTTAAACGAAGTTTTTGGAAGAAAAAATAACGATGGAAATGTTGACATTCTATTCATCAATGATGGTGATAGAGTTACACGTTTGAATGTAGACGGTGTTTATCCAGTTGATTCTTCATTATCTACTAGATATGAGCACGCTAGCGGAATTGTGTTAACCGTTGAGCAATGCGAAGCTCTCAATATTGAAATTGAATAAATAAAGCCCGAAAGGGCTTTTTTAGGTGACATATGAAACAAATATCAAGAAACCCAAGTTTTACCCCTTCCCCTCAATTACGAAATGATTTAAATAGTAATTCTAACGGCGTTACATATAGATTAAATCAAATATGGGATAGGTACGAGTATATTATTAGAACGCAATCATTAGAGTTATCTATTGATGAAATTCATTTATTAAATTCGATTTTAAACGGGACATTTATTGATCCTGTATTAATTGATAATTTATATTCAGAAATCATTGATAGTGACGAATATTTAGCGGGCAATGAAATAGCTAAATCACTAGCCGACAAATTTAAATCTGCTAACTATATGCAATTATTGGCTACAATTGAACGAATAAAAAAATGAAAAATTGGGCTACTGAAGAAGTCGAAATTTTAACGTTAAATTGTCATTTGCCTATTGCAGATTTGATGAAATTATTACCACGTAGATCATACAATGCGATATATAGCAAAATTCGCGCGCTTGATGATAACAATATAAAACCAATTCAAGCGAAATCCTTTTTTAATGAAAAAATAACCTCTCTTGCTGATGTTGATGAATATATCAAATATGATTTAATTCAATGTTTAGAATGTGGCAAATGGTTCCCTTTTCTGCCAGTTCATTTAAACAGAATTCATCAAATTGATTCAATTGATTATAGAATCAAACATGATTTACCTGCACAAACTCCGTTAGCTGGAGTTAAATATAGAGAGATGCATCGAGCTAAAATGAATAAATTAATTGAAGATGGCATCGTTGTACACGAACATCTCAAAGATGCGATTGAAAAATCCAAATTCGCAGGTCGAGGGAAAAGAGCAACTTATGAATTAGACAGACAACGTGAAAATGTCACAAAAAATCAAATTTGGTTGAAATCACCTCGTACAAAAGTCGGGCATAAATGATAACAATCAAATACACTATACCGATTTATGTACGAATGACGCCCGACGATTACGAAAATGAAATCACGGGCGAATGCTACATTATCAACAGCGACGACGAGCACAATTACGTGTTCTATCAAGATGATAAAACTATGTATGATATCGCAGATTTTGTGATGTTGTCGGATGCTGTAGAGTATTGTAAGTTGAAGATTGATGCGATGGTTGTTAGCTCAATTCAGGCTTTGTTGGAAAAATAACGTTGATATCTGATGCGTCAATGCGATTCAATAAAACTCGATATTTTTTCCAAGCCTTTAGCCTTTCCTCGTCACCGTCTTCTGACATGTCGAGATCAATTGCATCTTGAAGAATAGATATATTTTCATTAGCTTCATTCAATAGTGAGCTTTTTAACATTTTGTTTTGTTTTATTTTAAATGCGTTTTGTTCATCTTCATCTAAAACCCATTTTTCGCCGTTCCATTTACAAAACTCAAAAGGTTCTAACTCAGTAAACCCACTCTTGATTTTACCCAGATAATCAATTTTATCCTGTACTTTGGTTTCGATACTGTAAACTGTTTTACCTCTGTTGTCCTCGACTAATCCCCATTTACCATTTTTTTCGCATGGCCAATAACCATCTTTGAATTCAGGTGCTATTCGTAATGCATTGTCTGGCGGTAATGTGTCATCATTTGCTTCTAATTCATGTGTGAATGGTTTTAGTTCATTTGTGTTATCGAAATAATAATTAATCATATTAAACTCCAAGATAAATAACAGGTGTCATACCAATATTTAAAGATCTGTTTTCGTTAGCTGTAGGAACGACTCTCGACGCATCAAAATCAAAAAACATATAGCGTAATTGTCGGGGATTCGTACTGGACGCAGAGCTTGCGAGATAGTCATCGCCAGCCGATAGTATTGATATTGCACCGTTTTTATCTCCAGTTTCGATTTTTGCGTGTCCAATCAGAGCTTTGTAATTACCAGAAGGTAAACCGCCCTTAATATTACGAATGGCATCATCTTCAGCGCTACCTACCTGCCGAGTAGTTCCATTAACCGCACGTTCAAAAAAACCACGTCCATCGGGCGCAAATGCTGACGGTACATTAATATATTGCTGACCGTTTATTGTTTTGATTGTTATTTGATGATCGCGCTTATAATTATTAGATAATCGATTTAAAACCTGCCCCTGTGGTGAATTTAGCAAATAGTTATCCCCGTTTCTGAAATACCATCCGAACGGTAATTCATTAGCACGAAACGGCATTAATCGAAACTCGCCGATAGGAATATAATTAGATATATTTTGAGTAGTTATAAATTCAGTCCACGAATAATCGCCTGTATACGCAGCATTTTTTTCATCAGTTAACACTCCACGAAATTTTGCACGTCTGCTCAATATGTCAATTGCAATATCAGCAAATGAGTCGCTAACAGCAGACCGCATCACGTGACTGTAATTGAACGGTTTTTCACCTTTTGATTGCTGCTGTGTGAATAAAAAACCACTATATTGATTTTTTGTTTCATCGATAGATTCATCACCGAGCACATGTGAAACGCCGAGACCGAATGCTCGTTTAGTTAATACTGGTTGACCGTTTATATATAATTCTCCAGTCATTGTATCGCCAGATTTTTTTACTAACGTCGATGTATCAATTGTAGACGCCCATTTTTTTGCGTTATCCTCTGAAGCTTTAGCTACTTTAGCTGAATTACTTGCATTAGATTCAGACGATTTAGCCGCTATTGCACTATCTACCGCTTGTTTAGCTGACTGAATAGCATTGTCTGCGTTTGTTTTTGTTGTTACTGCGTTAGCATTAGATGTTGTGGCTGCATCAATTGCTGTTGCCGCTGATTTGTTAGCAGAGCTAGCAAAGTTTTTGGATTGTTCAACCAACTGTATTAGTTCTTTTTGTATCGAGTATTGAGATTTAATTGTAACAACTCGCCCATCAGGTGCGGTTAACGTCACCTCCCCCTCTCC
This window contains:
- the ispD gene encoding 2-C-methyl-D-erythritol 4-phosphate cytidylyltransferase, coding for MKSQLPKQYLKIGPMTILEHTIQKLLTHPNISCVVVVISPEDKFFNTLELALQDNVKVAYGGETRADSVLAGLNLVNDHQWALVHDAARPCVTHEDITKLINRVLQENKGGILATPLSDTIKQAYRDNQTVIDHSIDRTYLWGAATPQLFNAGELKMCLSEALKNNIAITDEASAIEYCGGHPLLVECRRDNIKITRPEDLNLASFYLTNQN
- the ftsB gene encoding cell division protein FtsB produces the protein MIRWKIPFLLLLVLGYLQYSLWYGKNNIYDYQENVQILQNLHRENDMLKARNEQMFAEVDDLQKGYEAIEERARNHLGMVKANEYFYRIIIDSKAK
- a CDS encoding TusE/DsrC/DsvC family sulfur relay protein, translated to MLNQIDTDDKGYLKNWQDWTVDLVPELATLESIELTDAHWEVILFVRDFYLEYKTSPAIRALVKAMEKKFGPEKGNSRYLYKLFPDGPAKQATKLAGLPKPVKCI
- a CDS encoding MucR family transcriptional regulator produces the protein MKNWATEEVEILTLNCHLPIADLMKLLPRRSYNAIYSKIRALDDNNIKPIQAKSFFNEKITSLADVDEYIKYDLIQCLECGKWFPFLPVHLNRIHQIDSIDYRIKHDLPAQTPLAGVKYREMHRAKMNKLIEDGIVVHEHLKDAIEKSKFAGRGKRATYELDRQRENVTKNQIWLKSPRTKVGHK
- a CDS encoding tail fiber assembly protein, whose protein sequence is MINYYFDNTNELKPFTHELEANDDTLPPDNALRIAPEFKDGYWPCEKNGKWGLVEDNRGKTVYSIETKVQDKIDYLGKIKSGFTELEPFEFCKWNGEKWVLDEDEQNAFKIKQNKMLKSSLLNEANENISILQDAIDLDMSEDGDEERLKAWKKYRVLLNRIDASDINVIFPTKPELS